Proteins encoded in a region of the Haloarchaeobius salinus genome:
- a CDS encoding carbohydrate kinase family protein, which translates to MPRVLTAGHVNWDVTLRVDRLPEPDGESRISSLRSSGGGSAANVAVALSGLGVDTGLVGSVGDDENGLLARRELDDAGVDLDGLLTVPDGQTAVKYLLVDEQGEVAVLGNDGANEAVTPQDVEPDYVRAADHIHLTSQRPDTAAYIAETAADAGVRVSFDPGRRLADRDFSAALDAADVLFLNDREAESVLESEYPGSAFADRVLVVKRGSAGAVVHTPEATYEHPGFGVDPVDTTGAGDAFAAGFVAALLESEDYERAVERGNACGALAAAEEGARAAPTAAELATFLDEQF; encoded by the coding sequence GTGCCGCGGGTGCTCACCGCGGGCCACGTCAACTGGGACGTGACCCTCCGGGTCGACCGGCTCCCCGAACCCGACGGCGAGTCACGCATCAGCTCGCTGCGCTCCTCCGGTGGCGGGAGCGCGGCAAACGTCGCCGTCGCGCTCTCCGGGCTGGGCGTCGACACCGGGCTCGTCGGGAGCGTCGGCGACGACGAGAACGGGCTGCTCGCGCGGCGCGAGCTCGACGACGCGGGCGTCGACCTCGACGGCCTGCTGACGGTGCCTGACGGCCAGACCGCCGTGAAGTACCTGCTGGTCGACGAGCAGGGCGAGGTGGCGGTCCTCGGCAACGACGGCGCGAACGAGGCCGTCACGCCGCAGGACGTGGAGCCCGACTACGTCCGCGCGGCCGACCACATCCACCTGACGAGCCAGCGCCCCGACACCGCGGCGTACATCGCTGAGACCGCTGCCGACGCGGGCGTCCGTGTCAGCTTCGACCCCGGACGACGGCTCGCCGACCGCGACTTCTCGGCCGCGCTCGACGCCGCGGACGTCCTGTTCCTGAACGACCGCGAGGCCGAGAGCGTGCTCGAGTCCGAGTACCCCGGCTCCGCGTTCGCCGACCGGGTGCTCGTCGTCAAGCGCGGCAGCGCCGGCGCGGTCGTCCACACGCCCGAGGCGACATACGAACATCCGGGCTTCGGCGTCGACCCCGTCGACACGACCGGTGCGGGCGACGCCTTCGCCGCCGGCTTCGTCGCGGCGCTGCTCGAGTCCGAGGACTACGAGCGGGCCGTCGAGCGAGGCAACGCCTGCGGGGCGCTCGCCGCCGCCGAGGAAGGTGCCCGCGCCGCGCCGACTGCGGCGGAGCTGGCGACGTTCCTCGACGAGCAGTTCTGA
- a CDS encoding NAD-binding protein, with the protein MGLLGRWTGARLTVTLTGVSAVLSIATGIANIGAGRTGPLSPYVPEAVQQTAGFTGTMTGFLLLLSAYALRRRRRGALYSALLLLPLTAIQGVIQSSLYSYPLVVVSVVALPGLLLNRKRFDRKFSLSTSQLAAGLILASVQVYGTVGAYALRDEFPAIREGSAGLVDAFYYTIVTASTVGYGDVTPGPTSTQGKLFGLSVVVLGVVSFTVALGTLLAPLLEARFQRALGRMTETQLDLLEDHVIVLGYGDLTEPILNELTDVGVPFVVIVPDQARAAELSDRGMNVITADPSDEDPLRRAQLADATAVVTATNNDAEDALAVLTARQLRPDVRIVAAATDRENVKKLKRAGADTVISPAAIGGHLLVESALGRADTEDVAGKILGDEGTEDGER; encoded by the coding sequence ATGGGACTGCTGGGTCGGTGGACGGGCGCACGCCTCACGGTGACGCTCACCGGTGTCTCGGCGGTGCTCTCCATCGCGACGGGCATCGCGAACATCGGGGCCGGTCGGACCGGGCCGCTCTCGCCGTACGTTCCCGAGGCAGTCCAGCAGACCGCCGGGTTCACCGGGACGATGACCGGCTTCCTGCTGCTGTTGAGCGCCTACGCACTCCGACGGCGACGACGCGGCGCGCTGTACTCGGCACTGCTGTTGCTCCCCCTGACCGCCATCCAGGGCGTCATCCAGTCGAGCCTGTACTCCTACCCGCTGGTGGTCGTGTCGGTGGTCGCGCTCCCGGGGTTGCTGCTCAACCGCAAGCGGTTCGACCGGAAGTTCTCGCTGTCCACCTCGCAGCTCGCCGCCGGGCTCATCCTCGCCAGCGTGCAGGTCTACGGCACCGTCGGTGCGTACGCACTCCGCGACGAGTTCCCCGCCATCCGGGAGGGCTCCGCGGGACTGGTCGACGCGTTCTACTACACCATCGTCACCGCGAGCACGGTCGGCTACGGAGACGTGACGCCCGGTCCGACCTCGACCCAGGGGAAGCTGTTCGGCCTCTCGGTCGTCGTCCTCGGCGTCGTGAGCTTCACGGTCGCGCTGGGGACGCTGCTCGCACCGCTGCTCGAAGCCCGGTTCCAACGCGCACTTGGGAGAATGACAGAGACACAGCTCGACCTGCTCGAGGACCACGTCATCGTCCTCGGCTACGGGGACCTGACAGAACCGATCCTGAACGAACTCACCGACGTCGGCGTCCCGTTCGTCGTCATCGTGCCCGACCAGGCGCGTGCCGCCGAGCTCTCGGACCGCGGGATGAACGTTATCACCGCCGACCCGAGCGACGAGGACCCGCTCCGGCGGGCCCAGCTGGCCGACGCCACCGCCGTCGTCACCGCGACGAACAACGACGCCGAGGACGCGCTGGCGGTGCTGACCGCCCGCCAGCTCCGTCCGGACGTCCGCATCGTCGCGGCGGCGACCGACCGCGAGAACGTCAAGAAGCTCAAGCGCGCCGGCGCGGACACCGTCATCAGCCCGGCGGCCATCGGCGGCCACCTGCTCGTCGAATCGGCGCTCGGCCGGGCCGACACCGAGGACGTGGCCGGGAAGATACTGGGGGACGAGGGCACGGAGGACGGGGAGCGGTAG
- a CDS encoding TrkA C-terminal domain-containing protein, which produces MASLPVEVLYGIYLGLLTGIIPALVSGTLGFLFKYVTGVTLPGLGVVVLSVAIAGVNGGLMGLLDPTVSSSPRLLVAVVVIMMLSLWAHSQGDRLGVSMPKRVTLASLRRRNISADVVDIVGGVGKVTLRPVGPVRDMEGYPPLPTELRRTISEGSWALPADLPLAELESRLVDRLKTEYDLADAAVTLDTQGRATIAAAPPASGLSRRVPPGKRAVSVSALLPTGAARGDSVVIRTDETRVAGMLLSAKSDGSKPPAPPKPDPPGDGGGVATDGGTEEVPIPPTTAPTTTGGEGRLTAAVTREQARTLLDVDRAQVAVTSRGTRREFELVSLLRRSGRRFQKVSVRADGPLDGTTIGAATIRDSYDVTVLALRHPPDETSGDRRWSFSPRGDAELSAGDELFVVGRQAALAAFTEVVA; this is translated from the coding sequence ATGGCATCGCTTCCCGTCGAAGTTCTCTACGGCATCTACCTCGGGCTGCTCACGGGAATCATCCCCGCACTCGTCTCGGGCACGCTCGGGTTCCTGTTCAAGTACGTCACGGGCGTCACCCTCCCCGGGCTCGGGGTGGTGGTGCTGTCAGTCGCCATCGCGGGGGTCAACGGCGGACTGATGGGGCTGCTCGACCCGACGGTGTCGAGTTCGCCCCGGCTGCTCGTCGCGGTCGTCGTCATCATGATGCTCTCGCTGTGGGCGCACAGCCAGGGCGACAGGCTCGGCGTGTCGATGCCCAAGCGGGTGACGCTCGCGTCGCTCCGCCGGCGCAACATCTCCGCGGACGTGGTCGACATCGTCGGCGGCGTCGGCAAGGTGACGCTACGGCCGGTCGGCCCCGTCCGGGACATGGAGGGGTACCCGCCGCTGCCCACGGAACTCCGACGGACGATCAGCGAGGGCTCGTGGGCGCTCCCGGCGGACCTCCCGCTGGCCGAACTGGAGAGCCGGCTCGTCGACCGGCTCAAGACCGAATACGACCTCGCGGACGCGGCGGTGACACTCGACACGCAGGGCCGGGCGACCATCGCGGCCGCCCCACCCGCGAGCGGGCTCTCCCGACGGGTTCCACCGGGCAAGCGCGCGGTATCGGTGTCCGCACTGCTGCCGACCGGTGCGGCGCGGGGTGACTCCGTCGTCATCCGGACGGACGAGACGCGGGTCGCGGGCATGCTCCTGAGCGCGAAGAGCGACGGGTCGAAGCCACCAGCGCCGCCGAAGCCGGACCCGCCCGGCGATGGAGGCGGCGTGGCGACCGACGGCGGGACCGAGGAGGTACCGATCCCCCCGACGACCGCACCGACGACGACCGGCGGCGAGGGCCGCCTCACGGCCGCGGTCACCCGCGAGCAGGCCCGGACGTTGCTCGACGTCGACCGGGCACAGGTCGCGGTCACCTCCCGTGGGACCCGCCGCGAGTTCGAGCTCGTCTCGCTCCTGCGTCGCTCCGGGCGGCGGTTCCAGAAGGTGTCCGTGCGCGCGGACGGCCCGCTCGACGGGACGACCATCGGGGCGGCGACAATCCGCGACAGCTACGACGTGACCGTCCTCGCGCTCCGGCACCCACCCGACGAGACCAGTGGCGACCGTCGCTGGTCGTTCTCGCCGCGCGGCGACGCCGAACTGTCCGCCGGCGACGAGCTGTTCGTCGTCGGCCGGCAGGCCGCGCTCGCGGCGTTCACGGAGGTGGTCGCGTGA
- a CDS encoding DUF547 domain-containing protein — protein sequence MAAVDHDDPVALAAAFLRAVRTGGATRELRRTLADFDDVVLARRLGSDALRTAFWLDVYNGYAQYLLESDPDLWQKRRLPPTRPIFTDELFTVAGHELSLDDVEHGILRGSRSGVGLGYLPRVRVDGFERRHRVDEPDPRIHFALNCGAASCPPVAVYTRDGVDDELDSATASYLGTECSYDAGATVVCVPKLFSWYRGDFGGKSGVVRFLKRYGVVPEDASPSLAYADYDWSMKLGEFVELEA from the coding sequence ATGGCCGCCGTCGACCACGACGACCCCGTCGCCCTCGCCGCCGCCTTCCTCCGCGCGGTGAGGACGGGTGGAGCGACGCGGGAGCTCCGCCGGACGCTCGCCGACTTCGACGACGTGGTGCTCGCCCGGCGGCTCGGCAGCGACGCCCTCCGGACCGCCTTCTGGCTGGACGTGTACAACGGCTACGCGCAGTACCTCCTCGAATCGGACCCCGACCTGTGGCAGAAGCGCCGGCTCCCGCCGACCCGGCCCATCTTCACCGACGAGCTGTTCACCGTCGCCGGACACGAACTGAGTCTCGACGACGTGGAACACGGCATCCTCCGTGGCTCGCGGTCCGGCGTCGGGCTGGGCTACCTGCCCCGGGTCCGGGTCGACGGCTTCGAGCGCCGGCACCGCGTCGACGAGCCGGACCCACGCATCCACTTCGCGCTGAACTGCGGTGCCGCCTCGTGCCCGCCCGTCGCGGTGTACACCCGCGACGGCGTCGACGACGAGCTCGATTCCGCGACGGCATCGTACCTGGGGACGGAGTGCAGCTACGACGCTGGCGCGACCGTCGTGTGCGTCCCGAAGCTGTTCTCGTGGTACCGCGGCGACTTCGGCGGGAAGTCGGGTGTGGTGCGGTTCCTGAAGCGGTACGGCGTGGTTCCCGAGGACGCGTCGCCGTCGCTGGCGTACGCCGACTACGACTGGTCGATGAAGCTCGGCGAGTTCGTCGAGCTGGAGGCGTAG
- a CDS encoding nucleoside phosphorylase — MTQPHLLVEEGDVHDIALIPGDPGRVDRIAGHCDDSEVVAENREYKLVNATYGGVDLTICSTGIGCPSAAIAVEELSNVGVETFIRVGTTGALQHDVEIGDMIVATGAAKNEGTSKRYEAVEYPAVPDFDVMTALVHGAEANDEDVHVGPIASDDAYYAETDEYVEDWEEAGILSVEMEAATVFTLARRKGLAAGAICTVDGNLVKGTQKGTDTEDEELPEKAKNNVGRAIDISLEAVRSLQE, encoded by the coding sequence ATGACACAGCCGCACCTGCTCGTCGAGGAGGGAGACGTACACGACATCGCGCTCATCCCGGGCGACCCGGGCCGCGTGGACCGCATCGCGGGCCACTGCGACGACAGCGAGGTCGTCGCCGAGAACCGCGAGTACAAGCTCGTCAACGCGACCTACGGGGGCGTCGACCTCACCATCTGCTCGACCGGTATCGGCTGCCCCTCCGCCGCCATCGCCGTCGAGGAGCTGAGCAACGTCGGCGTCGAGACGTTCATCCGGGTCGGCACGACCGGCGCGCTCCAGCACGACGTGGAGATCGGCGACATGATCGTCGCCACCGGCGCGGCGAAGAACGAGGGCACGAGCAAACGGTACGAGGCCGTCGAGTACCCCGCCGTGCCCGATTTCGACGTGATGACCGCGCTCGTCCACGGCGCGGAGGCGAACGACGAGGACGTCCACGTCGGCCCCATCGCCAGCGACGACGCCTACTACGCCGAGACCGACGAGTACGTCGAGGACTGGGAGGAGGCGGGCATCCTGAGCGTCGAGATGGAGGCCGCGACCGTGTTCACGCTCGCCCGCCGGAAGGGTCTCGCCGCCGGGGCGATCTGCACCGTCGACGGGAACCTCGTGAAGGGCACCCAGAAGGGCACCGACACCGAGGACGAGGAGCTGCCCGAGAAGGCGAAGAACAACGTCGGCCGCGCGATCGACATCTCGCTGGAAGCGGTACGCTCGCTGCAGGAGTAG
- a CDS encoding HPP family protein, giving the protein MLSDLRARLDRLPARIRRVERRELREFRRWVEHTNNLLHLSVLLFVPLLITLVTYISNASTLLSFLLFPPLASGTYTLFSDPEGKYASPSKFVGGMTAGAVCGFLAIELTGLAGVGGATSAGVQVSALDAGVSIFLTGAVTWALDLEEPTAFSTALLTLLTGGARGEYVLSVVLSTAFVATAFYAWRELFYDRRAEYLYRTTQGDDHVLVPVRGETADETAMFAARIAAAHDAGKVVLLDLVAESEIVEAEAGIRRDEDETAVDETVGKDPATEAQEQVAGQAAMRLERLAGRIQTRVGVPCEVVVASESGSPASVVLQTATEANCDLVVTPYEERHGSLSPFVKSLFDDPIDVVAFRSVSGRTRWRRVLVAVARPGDNAHAMLDFAQRVSRAAGTVSVCTCIDTESHRRRAESMLLNLVEPFDGTFETRVSRDSIQRFLSANAPSHDLVVVGASTDRTAASRFLAPPTFEKIRDVDCDVAIVHRGG; this is encoded by the coding sequence ATGCTCTCGGATCTGCGGGCACGCCTCGACCGGCTCCCCGCTCGCATCCGTCGCGTCGAACGCCGCGAGCTACGGGAGTTCCGGCGCTGGGTCGAGCACACCAACAACCTGCTGCACCTCTCGGTGCTGCTGTTCGTCCCGCTGCTCATCACGCTCGTGACGTACATCTCGAACGCGTCGACGCTGCTGTCGTTCCTGCTGTTCCCGCCGCTGGCCTCGGGGACGTACACCCTGTTCTCGGACCCGGAGGGGAAGTACGCCTCTCCGTCGAAGTTCGTCGGCGGGATGACCGCCGGCGCGGTGTGTGGCTTCCTCGCCATCGAGCTGACCGGCCTCGCTGGCGTCGGCGGGGCGACGAGCGCGGGCGTGCAGGTGAGCGCGCTCGACGCCGGGGTGAGCATCTTCCTCACCGGTGCGGTGACGTGGGCGCTCGACCTGGAGGAGCCGACGGCGTTCTCGACCGCGCTGTTGACCCTGCTCACGGGCGGTGCACGCGGCGAGTACGTCCTGAGCGTCGTGCTCTCGACGGCGTTCGTCGCCACGGCGTTCTACGCCTGGCGCGAGCTGTTCTACGACCGGCGCGCCGAGTACCTCTACCGGACGACGCAGGGCGACGACCACGTGCTCGTCCCGGTCCGTGGCGAGACCGCCGACGAGACGGCGATGTTCGCCGCCCGCATCGCGGCCGCCCACGACGCGGGGAAGGTCGTCCTGCTCGACCTGGTGGCCGAGAGCGAGATCGTCGAGGCCGAGGCGGGCATCCGCCGGGACGAAGACGAGACCGCCGTCGACGAGACTGTCGGGAAGGATCCGGCGACCGAGGCACAGGAACAGGTCGCCGGACAGGCCGCGATGCGGCTGGAGCGCCTCGCCGGCCGTATCCAGACCAGGGTCGGCGTCCCCTGCGAGGTCGTCGTCGCGAGCGAGTCCGGCAGCCCCGCCAGCGTGGTGCTCCAGACCGCGACGGAGGCGAACTGCGACCTCGTCGTGACGCCGTACGAGGAGCGCCACGGCAGCCTCTCGCCGTTCGTCAAATCGCTGTTCGACGACCCCATCGACGTGGTCGCGTTCCGGTCGGTGTCGGGGCGGACCCGCTGGCGGCGGGTGCTCGTCGCGGTGGCCCGCCCCGGCGACAACGCCCACGCGATGCTCGACTTCGCCCAGCGGGTCTCGCGTGCGGCGGGGACCGTGAGCGTCTGCACCTGCATCGACACCGAGAGCCACCGCCGACGCGCGGAGTCCATGCTGTTGAACCTCGTCGAGCCGTTCGACGGCACGTTCGAGACGCGCGTCTCGCGGGACTCCATCCAGAGGTTCCTCAGCGCGAACGCGCCGTCGCACGACCTCGTCGTCGTCGGCGCGAGCACCGACCGGACCGCCGCCTCGCGCTTCCTCGCACCGCCGACGTTCGAGAAGATACGTGACGTGGACTGCGACGTGGCGATCGTCCACCGGGGCGGGTGA
- the gatD gene encoding Glu-tRNA(Gln) amidotransferase subunit GatD yields the protein MNPGDRVRVERADREYEGVLLPSSTADQLVVKLDGGYNVGIEREGAETEVLESDVYQIDAAGDETASSAVEFDEDLPTVALISTGGTIASTVDYRTGAVTARFDAEDVLRAVPDLAGRANYRGRVVANILSENMEVPIWRDLAEAVHEEIENGADGVVVMHGTDTMQFSASALSFMLDTPVPIVFTGSQRSADRPSSDNVMNAVCAVEAAKADAAEVMVCMHATESDDVCALHRGTRVRKNHTSRRDAFETVGAEPLGTVDYDTETVAFHGEYEERGATDLDIQPDLAEDVELVKFTPGMDPAFFEACEGKSGLVIEGTGLGHVHSDRIEQLESLVDDGTTVVMTSQCIEGRVCDRVYDTGRDLLDAGVVEGEDMLPGTAKVKLMWALANADDVAKTMRTPLAGEITEQSRPWQA from the coding sequence ATGAACCCAGGCGACCGCGTCCGCGTCGAGCGGGCGGACAGAGAGTACGAGGGCGTGTTGCTCCCGTCGTCGACGGCCGACCAGCTCGTCGTGAAGCTCGACGGCGGCTACAACGTCGGTATCGAGCGCGAGGGGGCCGAGACCGAGGTGCTGGAATCGGACGTGTACCAGATCGATGCGGCAGGGGACGAGACGGCGTCGTCGGCGGTGGAGTTCGACGAGGACCTGCCCACCGTCGCGCTCATCTCGACGGGTGGCACCATCGCGTCGACGGTGGACTACCGCACCGGCGCGGTGACCGCACGCTTCGACGCCGAGGACGTGCTGCGTGCCGTGCCGGACCTGGCGGGCCGGGCGAACTACCGGGGTCGGGTCGTCGCGAACATCCTCTCCGAGAACATGGAGGTACCCATCTGGCGGGACCTCGCCGAGGCCGTCCACGAGGAGATCGAGAACGGGGCCGACGGCGTGGTCGTGATGCACGGCACCGACACGATGCAGTTCTCGGCGTCGGCGCTCTCCTTTATGCTCGACACGCCGGTCCCCATCGTCTTCACCGGCAGCCAGCGCTCGGCCGACCGGCCGTCCTCGGACAACGTGATGAACGCGGTCTGTGCCGTCGAGGCGGCGAAGGCCGACGCCGCGGAGGTCATGGTCTGCATGCACGCCACAGAGAGCGACGACGTCTGTGCGCTCCACCGCGGGACCCGCGTCCGGAAGAACCACACCTCGCGCCGGGACGCCTTCGAGACCGTCGGCGCGGAGCCGCTCGGAACCGTGGACTACGACACCGAGACGGTCGCGTTCCACGGCGAGTACGAGGAGCGCGGCGCGACCGACCTCGACATCCAGCCGGACCTCGCCGAGGACGTCGAGCTGGTGAAGTTCACGCCCGGGATGGACCCCGCGTTCTTCGAGGCCTGCGAGGGCAAATCCGGCCTCGTCATCGAGGGCACCGGGCTCGGACACGTCCACAGCGACCGCATCGAGCAGCTGGAGTCGCTGGTCGACGACGGCACGACCGTCGTGATGACCAGCCAGTGCATCGAGGGCCGGGTCTGCGACCGCGTGTACGACACCGGCCGCGACCTGCTCGACGCGGGCGTCGTGGAGGGCGAGGACATGCTCCCCGGCACCGCGAAGGTGAAGCTGATGTGGGCGCTCGCGAACGCCGACGACGTGGCGAAGACGATGCGGACGCCGCTGGCCGGCGAGATAACCGAGCAGTCGCGGCCGTGGCAGGCGTGA
- a CDS encoding GNAT family N-acetyltransferase, whose product MDIDRRADVTYRRATPEDHDDVVAFTSDTWADRDGSDYIPRIYHDWIETEDEYDEQFTCVAAVDGTVVSIAQTVLLSEREAWCQGMRTHPDYRGVGIGLELTHEMWDWAREQGATVARNMVFSWNVMGLGHSRGVGFAPETEFRWLEPEPDADAEGPLGVTDDPNAAWSYWTDCGARDHLAGLGLAMDESWSVVELTPQLFERAADETALAAVTSGDGTRGVTYRVRDYEREDDDGESYHMAEYGVAAWDDIDAARTLVAAIRRDAADIGADRIRVLIPETVDYVSDGSLLRSGISDEPDFVMAADLTADYRENHG is encoded by the coding sequence ATGGACATCGACCGCCGCGCGGACGTCACCTACCGCCGCGCCACGCCCGAGGACCACGACGACGTCGTCGCGTTCACCAGCGACACCTGGGCCGACCGCGACGGGAGCGACTACATCCCGCGCATCTACCACGACTGGATCGAGACCGAGGACGAGTACGACGAGCAGTTCACCTGCGTCGCCGCGGTCGACGGAACGGTCGTCTCCATCGCCCAGACCGTCCTCCTCTCCGAGCGCGAGGCCTGGTGCCAGGGGATGCGCACCCACCCCGACTACCGCGGCGTCGGCATCGGCCTGGAACTGACCCACGAGATGTGGGACTGGGCGCGCGAGCAGGGCGCGACCGTCGCCCGGAACATGGTGTTCTCGTGGAACGTCATGGGGCTGGGCCACTCCCGCGGCGTCGGCTTCGCCCCCGAGACCGAGTTCCGCTGGCTCGAACCCGAGCCCGACGCCGACGCCGAGGGACCCCTCGGGGTCACCGACGACCCGAACGCCGCCTGGAGCTACTGGACCGACTGCGGCGCGCGCGACCACCTCGCGGGACTCGGCCTCGCGATGGACGAGTCGTGGTCCGTCGTCGAGCTCACCCCCCAGCTCTTCGAGCGCGCCGCCGACGAGACGGCCCTGGCCGCCGTCACCTCCGGGGACGGCACCCGCGGCGTCACCTACCGCGTCCGCGACTACGAGCGCGAGGACGACGACGGCGAGAGCTACCACATGGCCGAGTACGGCGTCGCCGCCTGGGACGACATCGACGCGGCGAGAACGCTGGTCGCCGCCATCCGGCGCGACGCCGCCGACATCGGTGCCGACCGGATTCGCGTCCTCATCCCGGAGACCGTCGACTACGTCAGCGACGGCTCCCTGCTCCGCTCGGGCATCTCTGACGAACCCGATTTCGTGATGGCCGCGGACCTGACCGCCGACTACCGCGAGAACCACGGCTAG
- a CDS encoding ubiquitin-like small modifier protein 1 codes for MQWKLFADIAERAGTDEVVVRVPSDDPTVGDALDALFEAHPELRERVLADDEVGSASRDGIAPDVNVLLDGVDVFTTADGLATELGGGAELALFPPVSGG; via the coding sequence ATGCAGTGGAAGCTGTTCGCGGACATCGCGGAGCGCGCCGGCACCGACGAGGTCGTCGTCCGGGTCCCGAGCGACGACCCGACCGTCGGCGACGCGCTCGACGCCCTCTTCGAGGCCCACCCCGAACTCCGCGAGCGCGTGCTGGCAGACGACGAAGTCGGGTCGGCGTCCCGCGACGGCATTGCGCCGGACGTGAACGTCCTCCTGGATGGCGTGGACGTGTTCACGACGGCCGATGGACTGGCGACCGAACTCGGTGGGGGTGCGGAGCTGGCGCTGTTTCCGCCCGTGAGTGGCGGCTAG
- a CDS encoding VOC family protein — protein sequence MDPRISMVTLGVADLDRATEFYRDGLGLPECEPEGDIAFFETASTWLALYPREALADDATVPAEGSGFRGFTLAQNVESEERVDAVLAEAEAAGGEIVKPAGEVFWGGYSGYFADPDGFLWEVAWNPGFPLDD from the coding sequence ATGGACCCACGAATCAGCATGGTGACGCTGGGCGTCGCGGACCTCGACCGCGCGACCGAGTTCTACCGCGACGGCCTCGGTCTGCCCGAGTGCGAACCCGAGGGCGACATCGCGTTCTTCGAGACGGCGAGCACCTGGCTCGCGCTGTACCCCCGCGAGGCGCTGGCCGACGACGCGACCGTCCCGGCCGAAGGCTCGGGCTTTCGCGGCTTCACGCTGGCGCAGAACGTCGAATCCGAGGAACGCGTCGACGCCGTGCTCGCGGAGGCCGAAGCGGCCGGTGGCGAGATCGTCAAACCAGCTGGGGAGGTGTTCTGGGGCGGCTACTCCGGCTACTTCGCGGACCCGGACGGCTTCCTCTGGGAGGTCGCCTGGAACCCCGGGTTTCCGCTCGACGACTGA
- a CDS encoding TrkA C-terminal domain-containing protein encodes MTVETFVVAQVDLGSFDPVAETARIAALTGLATAISLVAAVVYRWYTRERVPEGVSILLGVSAVALVLNTEETLKLVMQPGRDGLPAETTALVTVATFVAAAFGTGLGRRIGDSFASNAFAVTGTAKLDREVSQLVRAVGRVVTVTLPDDIDDIDGYDPVEPEVKEELAGTTFVFPRRITVADLHDRVVTRLKDDYGVGHVDVELEADGSVDYLAVGSRAAGLGPTLAPGTVAVAVTADPANAASPGDVVQLWERTAEEGLVRRATGELRATTEKDVVTLAVDETDAETLDDATTYRLVTLPTEPAADREFASLLRAADETMGAVELAEGSELVGRRVGDLDVTLAAIRGPDGGVTATPPRGTELLAGSTLYVVERPEALRRFEARARGEEAKPLS; translated from the coding sequence GTGACGGTCGAGACGTTCGTCGTCGCGCAGGTCGATCTCGGCTCGTTCGACCCCGTCGCCGAGACCGCACGCATCGCCGCACTCACGGGACTGGCGACGGCGATCTCGCTCGTCGCCGCCGTCGTCTACCGCTGGTACACCCGCGAGCGGGTCCCGGAGGGGGTCTCCATCCTGCTCGGGGTCAGCGCCGTCGCCCTCGTGCTCAACACGGAGGAGACGCTCAAGCTCGTCATGCAGCCCGGTCGGGACGGTCTGCCGGCCGAGACGACCGCTCTCGTCACCGTCGCGACGTTCGTCGCCGCCGCGTTCGGCACCGGACTCGGTCGTCGTATCGGCGACAGTTTCGCGTCGAACGCCTTCGCCGTGACCGGGACGGCGAAACTCGACCGCGAGGTCTCCCAGCTCGTGCGTGCGGTCGGGCGGGTCGTCACCGTCACGCTCCCCGACGACATCGACGACATCGACGGCTACGACCCGGTCGAACCCGAGGTGAAGGAGGAGCTCGCGGGCACGACGTTTGTCTTCCCGCGGCGCATCACCGTCGCTGACCTGCACGACCGGGTCGTCACCCGGCTGAAGGACGACTACGGTGTCGGCCACGTCGACGTGGAGCTGGAGGCCGACGGCAGCGTCGACTACCTCGCGGTGGGGTCCCGCGCGGCCGGGCTCGGCCCGACGCTCGCGCCCGGCACCGTCGCCGTCGCCGTGACCGCCGACCCCGCCAACGCAGCCAGTCCCGGCGACGTCGTGCAGCTCTGGGAGCGCACCGCCGAGGAGGGGCTGGTCCGGCGCGCGACCGGCGAGCTCCGGGCGACGACCGAGAAGGACGTGGTCACGCTCGCCGTCGACGAGACCGACGCCGAAACGCTCGACGACGCGACGACGTACCGGCTCGTCACGCTCCCGACCGAGCCCGCCGCCGACCGGGAGTTCGCGTCGCTGCTGCGCGCCGCCGACGAGACGATGGGCGCGGTCGAACTCGCAGAGGGGAGCGAGCTCGTCGGCAGGCGCGTCGGCGACCTGGACGTGACGCTGGCGGCCATCCGCGGCCCCGACGGCGGGGTCACCGCGACGCCACCCCGGGGCACCGAACTCCTCGCGGGCTCGACGCTGTACGTCGTCGAACGCCCCGAGGCGCTCCGGCGCTTCGAGGCCCGCGCCCGCGGGGAGGAGGCGAAACCGCTTTCCTGA